AGATacaggcttattaaatctaaacctcagaatgttttgaatctccacctataTATTGTGAAATATAATGTGAAATATAAGTTAAATACGTATATTCAAAGCATAGGTGGAAGGTTCATCCTAATGAAAAGAAAATCATCTTCAGAATTAAGAAATTTGAAGCATTTAATTTGAATGTAAAAATCAGAAAGCAAAGAAGACAAACCATAAATGAAAGCTGAGAAACCAACCATGTGCTGTCATACCTAACATGGTGTTCAAAGCTAAATtctaaccatctcatctacttCTCAACTTATTAAAATCCACTTCCTTAATTATTTGTTCCCAGTTTCCAAAACAAACATTAAGGATGTCAAAACGGATTATCCAGAACTTAGcggaacttgcttaaagtgatcaTCACCCTTCAAATCCTATCCACGTGGCAGAGTTaaattttaaacaagttgaaaTCAAGAAACCAGTAGATAACTTTTTATCCCAGAACTTGCAGAGCCCCATGGCCTTGGCTTCTGCCGGAATATCCTTGAGTTCAAAGGAGCGTGGGATGAGTGGAGAAATGACAGATTTTAAACAAGATGAAATCAAGAAATAGTTGAAGTTGAAATCAAGAAACCAATAGATCGCTTCAACAAAATCtttattaaacaatttattGAGACTATAGGATATACGatataaatacaataaaaatgaCAATCGTGTCAAACTGGTCCGCCCCAAACATGCATGCTACCAAGTCAAAAGCTGCCTAGTAGAAATGTGACCAGGAAGAATTCTATGCAAGGAAAATTAGGAATGTTACCAAACAAAGCACAAGGAATATTATGATCCaacaaattttcattaaatATATCAGTAAAGATTGAACCGATTCAAAATTGATGGCTCATGATAATGACCATACCAGAAAAGGCAAAAGAGTTAAGATTTTATATTGTTTTCTTTTCAGTTCAACAAAGCACACACAACATTGTCAATTACAGTCATAAAATTCAACAAACCAAGTCcaatttttccaaaatgtagAACAAGGTAACCTAAAATACCTATTTACTACTCTTTCACCAAAAGCTCCTCTTAACACTGCTCCACAAAGGATTCAGCATGGTCAGAAATGCTCGTACCGCTCACATATCAGATAGACGACCATTCCTACAAACCCCAGGAACAAAATTTAGAACCCGGAAACAACATGAAACAATGGATTCAATAGGAGAAACTAACTTACATGTAGCCTTATTTACAGAAGCTAACACAATGGAGAGTTTGCTTAATAAGCCATACTGAATTCATCGAAGCTCCACAGGTTCATCGGGTTCACACTATCCTGAGTTGCGTCTATATTCAGAAAGCTATCCAGCTCCCAATTCCCATCAAATGGCATCTGAAAGTTCATTTGGTTGTCAAAACCCAACAGCTCCTCAGACAGGGATTTCCCGTTCTCTGTGACAGGCATTGTATTCGCGGAGTCTGGCTTCATCTTCTTACTAGGACTAGCATCCTCCAAAAACAGAGATTCATCAATTTCGGGGGTTCCCGAAAGGACAGATGTGATTTCAGGAGTCTTTGCTGCCTGCTCTCCCCATCCAAAGTCGGAACAGTCAAATGAGTTGCTCCCTTGATCAGAATTGAAAAACATAGGAATATTGTCACTTGGAGCCATGGATTTCACTCCAGAATTGGCAGGAAAGGCCTCCATTAAACCGAACTGGTTCACCAATGGTTTCTCTTCAACAAAGCCCATAGAATTAAAGTATTCCTGTTCTGGGTTGTTCATGCAACTGAAATTCTCAATTAAGTCTGTCTTAGGAATTGGTTTTTGCTCACTTTCCATAACTGAACGCTTTGCCAAAGCGCGTGGAGCTTCATCAGGGAAGTTCACTTTAGCTTTCTTGCCACGAATTCTACGCGCCTCTGCATCATATGCTCTTGCAGCTTCTTCTGCAGTATTGAATGTTCCTAGCCAGACACGTACTCCTTTCCTGGGG
The window above is part of the Euphorbia lathyris chromosome 3, ddEupLath1.1, whole genome shotgun sequence genome. Proteins encoded here:
- the LOC136223165 gene encoding ethylene-responsive transcription factor RAP2-12-like — encoded protein: MCGGAIISDFIPPTPAGGRYSRRLTADFLWPDLKKPTAKPYSKPVVIDLDDDFEADFQEFKDESDADEEDEVLLDVKPFSFSATASPPLCKRGVSRGPTAVKSVEFNGQAEKSAKRKRKNQYRGIRQRPWGKWAAEIRDPRKGVRVWLGTFNTAEEAARAYDAEARRIRGKKAKVNFPDEAPRALAKRSVMESEQKPIPKTDLIENFSCMNNPEQEYFNSMGFVEEKPLVNQFGLMEAFPANSGVKSMAPSDNIPMFFNSDQGSNSFDCSDFGWGEQAAKTPEITSVLSGTPEIDESLFLEDASPSKKMKPDSANTMPVTENGKSLSEELLGFDNQMNFQMPFDGNWELDSFLNIDATQDSVNPMNLWSFDEFSMAY